ctattatttttaattttagtGGTAACATATTTGAACTATATGTTCTTTTAGCCCATTTTTCCCATAATATCTAAAAAAACACATCTATGGCacttcaaatatttctatTCATAAAATATAGACATATTACATTACGATAGCAGATATCACCGCATACCAATTTATTGGTTAGATTTGCTcttcataaaaaaaaaatagaatatcaTCAATGTTTCATTTCGTCATTATTAGTATATTTCGTCATTATTAGTATATTTCGTCATTGTGATAGATGGGAACCAAACAATCACAATACTGTCACAAGCCTACTATGAATTTGCACTGTTATATTCCATAAATATTGAAAGTTCTCAAAATGAATACAATTATCTATTAATGTTAACTGCCATaattaaatataaaaaagagCTCCAATTTATATATCGAAACTTATATGCAAACATGAAATATGCTGCTATATTTAACATATGCAATACAATAATAGATAAAATCCACAAGCTACAGTAGAATAATGCAATATTAATTGATGTTGTGATGCcatttttgatgatttataGAATGTATTGTTATAGGCCACAAAATTAATACGATCGAAACAACAACCAGTACAATGCAATTCAAGTTTAGTTACTTTGATTGTTTTTGCTGCATAACGACAATATAAACATATGTGCTTTTAACTGCTATGTGACCATGTTATATATAGAGTCTTGCACAAGTAATGAAACCCCTCGAATATATACCAATCTTTTTAGAAAGTTACAAAATATGTAAGTACAATtttaaaaacaaaaaatcgGATAACCTAGAACCTACATTGTTTCCATTCCTGTTGTAATATGCTTCTGAGTATTCTCCATTGCTAGACTATATTATCGTCGTAGAAATATGGTAATCTATTATTTACTGCATTTATTTCTGGAGTGCTTCCTTCAACCacaatttcattattaaaaagaaaaaaacaaattccTCCGTATGAAAACCAGAGTATAAGAATCGTATGTTTTTCCATTTGCTCTTCAACTCTAAGATTATGACGTCATGTAAATATATGACGTCATTAAAATATGCACCAATCGGCtaatatcaaaatgaaGTATAATTTATCAGCCGCACATAAAACACGGCTGATAAgttaaaaatttttctgAACAGCAACTCTACGATGAAATATAATGACCCAACAAATCCCACTTTTTACCAAAggatatattatttttcatgtAGAGTCTCGACCGTTTGATATACTTTCAAAGAGTATACCTTTGCTAATGAAAGCCTATTATGCTGCAATTAGTAGAATGACAAAAACAGAATTCAGCACAATAATTAAATGAGCAAAAAGAATATCCCAATCTCCCATTGATCCTGTAGATATCGATGACAACATATAATgagaatttttttaaaaatatgtAACAACCATTAATTATCTTTGAGCCTAGTTAAGTTTTATTGTTCATTATATTGCCATctcaaacaaaaaacacaaaaatTCTATAAGGAAAGTACTTGAATGAGAAGTAGTTATTATActaaatgaagaaaaatccTTATTCAATTACCTGATATGAGTTCATGAAAAGCTTTGGCTACAAAGTGATAGGTAAGCAACTTCATAGtatttatcaaattaaTTGTAAGTAGATAGACTACTGTTAATATCGGAGGAATGATAAATAAGAATGCACATTTTAATTGACAAAAAGTGACACAATTATCCTCATAAACATATTGTGAAAGGAATCTTAATGATGCCTTCTAAACTTCCAATATATAGTTAAACCAAACCATCAACATTAATGATCAGGTAAATATTACAATGAGTGtataattttcaatttaaCATTGTTTTATGACTAATCATATAGTTGTTTCTAATTATTCAGATGTAACAGTCCaatttattgaatataCTGATTATAGcataatatattttgtacCACTCATTGACTTGTATTAAGTAATATGATTTATATTAGTCTACATAGCAACAAAGTAGAAAGTTACGTACGGCTATTATGCTGCTggaaacaacaacaatagaATTTATATAAATGTTCTTTTTATAGTAGTTTTCAATGGGGTAACCGgtgtgaaaaaaaaaaaaaaaaacaaaaaacaatTCGTGAAAAAAAGCGCACctaaaaaagaaagaaagagaggcaaaaagaaagaaagagaggcaaaaagaaagaaagagaggcaaaaagaaagaaagaaaggcaaaaaaagaaagaaaggcaaaaaaagaaagcaaaaaagaaagaaaatgaatgTAACTAGAATGGATAGCTATTTGAGAACgaattgataaaaataaaatagttcaaattaaataatttttctttatgagtaatttttatttttaagttttcttttttttttcctggcaaaaattttctacatgaaacatatttttttataaattttataGCAGCATTAGAGTCTAACACGGCAACACCCAACTAAAGAATGTATTTCCTTactttatttatttctttttatggTTAAGAACACTTGAGCGCACATAAATGTGCTTCTAGATTAATTGTTATTCGCTTGATCTATCTGTTTCATGGTTTGGATTTTTTTCTCGTTATTTGTCTTAGTTGCTTATCAAATGCATTCACTTTGTTATGATAatagaattaaaaaatcaaagactAGGCATGCATAAAAATGCTTTAGTTtcattgattttattatagTTTTAAAGCCAGTAATTTGGGTGTGTTTGATAATTTAATTACTCAATATCATAGAacatcaaaaaaatatgcaaagaggcacttttctttttataatttatgGAAACTGTCCATTGATATGTTTATAGTAATGCACTAGATTTTACTTCAAACAAgtagaaaacaaaaaagcCCACAgattaattattttgttttgccTTAAAAAACTGAGGCTTTACAGTAATTGTTCTTTGAAGCATGTGGTCTATTTCATGCAGCACAGAGTTTTGCCGTTTTATTATGTTTCATGCGTAGTTCTTAATGTTCTTAAAGTATTATCACTCAAGCACTTCCATTGAAAAAGAACGCGTTGTACCAATAAAAACTAACATATTATTAGCGAGTTACTTATTAAGTTTTGGTCACAATTACCATATCTTAATATCTCTACATAGTTTTGAGTTATAGAAAAAAACTCAGAGGCATTTCTGTGTTGTAGTTTTAAACCATTTAGAGTACcccattttttattaattctAAAGCACAAATTAGTAGTTTCTTCTGGAAAATAAtgtttaaaaatatatcacagaataataaatatttagagtaataattattattatccaCAATTtactaacaaaaaaatttaattcGGTATTTGCTATGAAACTTCAGTAATGGTAAAACTCCTCTCtagtaaatatttattagatAATTATGTATGTCAATAAATTGAGCCAATGtaagatttctttttctaaGTGCCTATTCTTCTATCTTATTCTAAATCTCTTTTTAACAACTAATAATAGCAACAATGTAGCTAGCTTTCTTAACTTCAACCATATACTACATCCTCTTATGACAGACAATCAAATTTCAACCGCATCAATTACTAAGTTTCTAGATTTATGATAACAAAAATTGTGTGATAAATCCTAGCCTTATTGTTCTCCTTATTATACCAAAGATTGAGCTACACCTGCAaggaacagaaaaaaaaagtgatTTTCTGTTCCAATTATTCAGTACTTTATAGAGGTACTATTGATTGTTCTAAGATCAAAtgaattatttatttgttttttatgAGTACTTAATTGTTTTGAGCAGTgaatattaatttaataTAACTTGCAAGAACAAACAAATCTGGAAGGACAAAATGGCGTTTGTCTGTTTGAGAAATTAAAGAGTATCATGAAGGTTGTTTTCCTTGGCAACGTGTTAGGTAAGAAATTTACGACAAACATTTATGAtcaagaaacaaataatgTTTTTGTGAGATATATAAGACCCACAATTACGACAGAACTTTTTTAGATGAAATGGACCTCCAATTacctttatatttttattacgTTTAACATTTTACTAAACCACaccaatcaagaaaaagCCTTTAGTTTGAGCACTTTGAACTAATAGGTTTATTTGGTAAAGTAAGCTCTTAATCAAATTTTAAAGGTTCAGATCATTTGCCATTATCACTTATCAGCAATGAGGAGAAAGCCTCCATTTACAACGTTGAAGTTGTGGTTGATTGGAGCTTTATACATTATCAGAAATGTTACAGCTCAAGCCGTTATTCAATCTGATACCATTGTCAACGGTAACAATCCCAGCGGATATGAAAATGGTTATATTGTTTTAGGAGGTGCATATCTGGCATTCCAAGATATGAACAGTGTTCCAATGTATCAAACGGTTAGAGTCGACAAAGGTGGTGCTCTTTACTATGTTAACAATAACATGAAAGGATTCTCTATATCATCAGCTCATGCTTTCACCGTGCCATTCGTGTTTCGTAATGAAGGAACAGTGGTAGTTGACGACAGACATAGTACATCTCCTGGTTCCTGGACAGTTAATAGTGGTACTTTTACTAATACAGGGAATATGATGTTTACATCCAGTCAAGGTGATACAATTGGAATTTATGCAAGTTCAATAACAAATACAGGCGTTATCTATTCTAAGGGTACTAGCTCAAGCAAGCCACAACAACTCAAAATAAGTAGTGGTAATAGTTGGATCAATACAGGTACAATTTGTCTTGCAAACAGTACCTATAAGTTAAGTAAGTCCATTCAAGGTGGTGGATGTATATCAGTTGGTGAAGGGTctgttttcaatatctaCAGTTATGATATGCAACAACAAACAATCTATTTATCGCACCCTTCCTCTGTTGTATCCTTCAGTAACGGCCAGAATGTTGCTGTCCATGGTTTAGGTAATGGGAATGGGTTTTTGTACCCAGGTGCTCCTATTCAAAAGGTCACATATAACTCCTTGACAGGTATTGCAACATTCACAACTGGTATAGCAAGTTTACAACAGTTTACAGTACCTATTGGCTTAGGGTATAACCAAtctgaatttgaaattatcaaaagCATTAATATACAAGGAACAAACTATAATAACTACAACTATGTTATATACAAGggaccaccaccaaatTCAGCACCATCGGTATGCCAGCCATGTGTGGAAATTCCTTTGTTTACCTTTAAAGTTCCTGAGGCTTATGAAACCACCAACGACATTGGATTCACAGAAACAGTATCATTTTTCTCTACGTATAACTCTAACAACCTGCCCATGATTGGTACCACAACAATATATTCACCCCCTAATGTGTACACCTTAACAAGATATAACGAGAGCACAACCGAAACTGATATAGTCAGCAAGGTTACTGGTGTTGATTTTAACGGTTCCCCATTTGCTTATTACACGACGATCACTGTCAAAGGAAAACAACAACCTGAAGTTGTAACCAAAACAATTACAATAACAAATGATGATGGAAGTAAAAGTACTATTACTACAGTACAAAGTAACAACGATACTATTAACTCATCTACATCTTCAGTGCCATCTGCGTCTGTGGAaacaatttcatcaatagaTGGTGAGGGGATGGAAGTTACCGATATCATTTCCCCAATCATTACAACAAATTCCGATGGTAAaccaacaacaatatttaCCACCTACCCATACGATGATGGTGTAGATAAGACTGTCATATACACAAATGGTGATGCTTTACCTACTACTGTTATAATTTCTCATATTACAACCACTGGTGCTAACGGTCAATTAACAACTATAGCCACAACTTATCCAAGACTGCCAAATGAAGGTCCAGATTACACCACAACAACTACCAACAGTCAAGGTCAGGTTATCACTGAAATAATTTCACATATCACaacagaagatgaaaatggaCAGCCAACAATAATtataacaacaataaaatcctcaaaagaaactgatGATTACACCACTGTCGTGACCAACGCGGACGGCTCTGTcgagaccgacattgtctcccacatcaccaccaccgactccgacggcaagcctaccaccatcgtcaccaccttcccagccccagctgccagcggtgctgactacaccactgtcGTGACCAACGCGGACGGCTCTGTcgagaccgacattgtctcccacatcaccaccaccgactccgacggcaagcctaccaccatcgtcaccaccttcccagccccagctgccagcggtgctgactacaccactgtcGTGACCAACGCGGACGGCTCTGTcgagaccgacattgtctcccacatcaccaccaccgactccgacggcaagcctaccaccatcgtcaccaccttcccagccccagctgccagcggtgctgactacaccactgtcGTGACCAACGCGGACGGCTCTGTcgagaccgacattgtctcccacatcaccaccaccgactccgacggcaagcctaccaccatcgtcaccaccttcccagccccagctgccagcggtgctgactacaccactgtcGTGACCAACGCGGACGGCTCTGTcgagaccgacattgtctcccacatcaccaccaccgactccgacggcaagcctaccaccatcgtcaccaccttcccagccccagctgccagcggtgctgactacaccactgtcGTGACCAACGCGGACGGCTCTGTcgagaccgacattgtctcccacatcaccaccaccgactccgacggcaagcctaccaccatcgtcaccaccttcccagccccagctgccagcggtgctgactacaccactgtcGTGACCAACGCGGACGGCTCTGTcgagaccgacattgtctcccacatcaccaccaccgactccgacggcaagcctaccaccatcgtcaccaccttcccagccccagctgccagcggtgctgactacaccactgtcGTGACCAACGCGGACGGCTCTGTcgagaccgacattgtctcccacatcaccaccaccgactccgacggcaagcctaccaccatcgtcaccaccttcccagccccagctgccagcggtgctgactacaccactgtcGTGACCAACGCGGACGGCTCTGTcgagaccgacattgtctcccacatcaccaccaccgactccgacggcaagcctaccaccatcgtcaccaccttcccagccccagctgccagcggtgctgactacaccactgtcGTGACCAACGCGGACGGCTCTGTcgagaccgacattgtctcccacatcaccaccaccgactccgacggcaagcctaccaccatcgtcaccaccttcccagccccagctgccagcggtgctgactacaccactgtcGTGACCAACGCGGACGGCTCTGTcgagaccgacattgtctcccacatcaccaccaccgactccgacggcaagcctaccaccatcgtcaccaccttcccagccccagctgccagcggtgctgactacaccactgtcGTGACCAACGCGGACGGCTCTGTcgagaccgacattgtctcccacatcaccaccaccgactccgacggcaagcctaccaccatcgtcaccaccttcccagccccagctgccagcggtgctgactacaccactgtcGTGACCAACGCGGACGGCTCTGTcgagaccgacattgtctcccacatcaccaccaccgactccgacggcaagcctaccaccatcgtcaccaccttcccagccccagctgccagcggtgctgactacaccactgtcGTGACCAACGCGGACGGCTCTGTcgagaccgacattgtctcccacatcaccaccaccgactccgacggcaagcctaccaccatcgtcaccaccttcccagccccagctgccagcggtgctgactacaccactgtcGTGACCAACGCGGACGGCTCTGTcgagaccgacattgtctcccacatcaccaccaccgactccgacggcaagcctaccaccatcgtcaccaccttcccagccccagctgccagcggtgctgactacaccactgtcGTGACCAACGCGGACGGCTCTGTcgagaccgacattgtctcccacatcaccaccaccgactccgacggcaagcctaccaccatcgtcaccaccttcccagccccagctgccagcggtgctgactacaccactgtcGTGACCAACGCGGACGGCTCTGTcgagaccgacattgtctcccacatcaccaccaccgactccgacggcaagcctaccaccatcgtcaccaccttcccagccccagctgccagcggtgctgactacaccactgtcGTGACCAACGCGGACGGCTCTGTcgagaccgacattgtctcccacatcaccaccaccgactccgacggcaagcctaccaccatcgtcaccaccttcccagccccagctgccagcggtgctgactacaccactgtcGTGACCAACGCGGACGGCTCTGTcgagaccgacattgtctcccacatcaccaccaccgactccgacggcaagcctaccaccatcgtcaccaccttcccagccccagctgccagcggtgctgactacaccactgtcGTGACCAACGCGGACGGCTCTGTcgagaccgacattgtctcccacatcaccaccaccgactccgacggcaagcctaccaccatcgtcaccaccttcccagccccagctgccagcggtgctgactacaccactgtcGTGACCAACGCGGACGGCTCTGTcgagaccgacattgtctcccacatcaccaccaccgactccgacggcaagcctaccaccatcgtcaccaccttcccagccccagctgccagcggtgctgactacaccactgtcGTGACCAACGCGGACGGCTCTGTcgagaccgacattgtctcccacatcaccaccaccgactccgacggcaagcctaccaccatcgtcaccaccttcccagccccagctgccagcggtgctgactacaccactgtcGTGACCAACGCGGACGGCTCTGTcgagaccgacattgtctcccacatcaccaccaccgactccgacggcaagcctaccaccatcgtcaccaccttcccagccccagctgccagcggtgctgactacaccactgtcGTGACCAACGCGGACGGCTCTGTcgagaccgacattgtctcccacatcaccaccaccgactccgacggcaagcctaccaccatcgtcaccaccttcccagccccagctgccagcggtgctgactacaccactgtcGTGACCAACGCGGACGGCTCTGTcgagaccgacattgtctcccacatcaccaccaccgactccgacggcaagcctaccaccatcgtcaccaccttcccagccccagctgccagcggtgctgactacacaACTGTCGTGACCAACGCGGACGGCTctgtccagaccgacattgtctcccacatcaccaccaccgactccgacggcaagcctaccaccatcgtaaccactgttccatgcACTGTATGCTCAAGCAacgcagactacaccacagTTGTCAGGAAGTCCAACGGCAGTGTTGAGACCGAAGTTGtttcccacatcaccaccaccgactccaacggccAGGTTGTAACCATAACTACAACTGCTCCATGTACTGAAAACAATGGTAATGGTGACTACACGACTGTAGTGACCAACTCCAACGGCAGTGTTGAGACCGAAGTTGTGTCtcacatcaccaccaccgactccaatgGCAAGCCTACAACTgttgtcaccactgttccatgcACTGTATGCTCAAGCAacgcagactacaccacagTTGTCACGAAGTCCAACGGCAGTGTTGAGACCGAAGTTGtttcccacatcaccaccaccgactccaacggccAGGTTGTAACCATAACTACAACTGCTCCATGTACTGAAAACAATGGTAATGGTGACTACACTACAGTTGTCACGAAGTCCAACGGCAGTGTTGAGACCGAAGTTGTGTCTCACATCGCCACtaccgactccaacggcaagcctaccaccatcgtcaccactgttccatgcACTGTATGCTCAAGCAacgcagactacaccacagTTGTCACGAAGTCCAACGGCAGTGTTGAGACCGAAGTTGtgtcccacatcaccaccaccgactccaacggcaagccaACTACTATAACCACTACTGCACCATGCTCTAATTCGGAATCCCACGTTGAGAACCAAACAACTTCACCAAGCATGCATACCACCTCACTTGTTGGTTCTGAAAACGGTGTTAGTGCTAAGACTGTCAATGACAAGCCTAACCCAACTAGCGTTACAGAAGTTGCTCTAAGTCAAGGCACCACATCTAATGCCGGTTATTCGACAGACCAAGGTAGCTCTTTGGAGATGTTTGCTCCTACAGGAGCTTCTGCTGTTGAAAGTGGCAATAAGGTGTCCCAGACCCAAACTGCCTCCATCTTCCATGGTGCAGGTTCTACattcaagatcaaatttAATACCATTCTACTATCCACATCATTGACTATCTTGATTCTGTTAGGCATGGCTTAAGCCGACTATTATCTGAATTAAGATAATAATTGTGCTAAATGCACGTTCGTTGAATCATGGATATAACTTTACATGATGtttgttttattaattaatcACACTACTATTGGGGGAAAGCAATGGCAATGCTATTATAGTCTTAAGGTCATATAAAGTTGGAGAGATCCCCTAATTATCTAGTTCGTTATGCTGCAACATTCATTTACTCTGCTGGGTTTATTGTAATCCAGTTagaatttgaatatattttttaaggagtttttatatttatgtatttgttataataatagatattttctctttgataATATGTTTTTCATGTGTTTCTGGACCACTGCTGCCGAACATGGGCCTCTGTTTAAATGAAAACTGACaagttgcgaaaaacgcgagatgTGAGCAGTGACGGTAATCATGTGAGTGAGAGTATGTATAATTGTACGAGAGggaatatttttaaatatgtTGGCATTTCTCGTAGGTGTTGAAGTTCCCTAAAGTTATCGAAACACAACTGGGTGACACTTTAAGTTTCATTGACGTTACCAAAACATGTAATTTATTTAATACACCTTCTTGCCTCACCCATATCAatactataatattaaGAAGTGTATTTATAGGTGTCCAATTAATAATCCCCATACTAAAAGATATGTTTTAAAACAATCATTTTGATCAATGATATGTCTCTATCAAGGTTCGGTGGTCAAATTGGTTCATCATATTTATTCAAGTTACTCTAAACAAATCAGTCAcattaaaatatacaaCCATACATCCCAATAATGGATGCCGATCTTGTTGTTCAACTATTTCATAGCATGTTGATATTCATTAAGATGGCCAGTATATACAAACAAATTAGCTCATTATCGCTAGGGCAACTTGACAAACTCTATATTTAATAAGAACTGGCATCATAAAGGTTGTATTTATAGTTGGTTCTACCGAACAATTGATACAGATTCGAAGTCCACAGTACTCTGCAGTTGTTCAAGATTGCATCATTCAATACTTACCACAATTGTTAAATCGAATCGAAGAGAGTGGAGGTATTTAGTTTACAGTGTGTGAGCTATAGGTATTATTCTCTTACGCACACATGGCTTAATATAAACCAATAATAGTTTTGAAAGACTTGTACAATGAATTTACAGGTCGTGATACTATTCATATGTGGATATTAGAAAGTTTCTTATTTGAGTTCGAGAGTACATTGTCGATGAATTGAGAGTTGTGATTCCAGACATAGTATATTGTTTTGCTCAAGGATTTTGATGTGAATTTCAATCCAAACATTGTACATTATTCTACGGAGATTGCATGCATTGAGTCTGTATTATATGAGTAAAGTAAACTACACGGCATATTTCATATAGATAACCTAACCTGATCTCCGTGCAACTGAGGACAGCTGATTGGCATGAGGCATGTATTATCGAACAGTAGCTATAAGTGTGAATTGTTCTGAATGGAATAATTACTAACCTGGTAAGGTATTAATGTCGTGTCTGAGAAGGGTTGTACAATAGAGTTATTCTTTAGTTTCGCTGTTAAAATATGGTTAAACATCTCAATTTATACATCAAAAGGATGCCACTTACTTATATCTTTTGCTAACTCTCTTAAAGTAGTTGATATACGGAAACCACGACTGTTTTGCAAATGTTTTAGGTAAAGCTGTGTGTTTCCACACCTATCAAGTTTACGGACGgaaattcaaaagtaaAACATGTTGATTAAGTATGTTCAACCTTGAACATTAATGCTTTTAATTTATACCATGTATAATTATCTATCTCCTCATTTACCTACCCTCCTACAGAAGACCTTTTGTGAGATGGTGGAATCACAGTAGCATGCCACTGTCACGTACTTTGTTCCGGGTAGTAGGCCAAGCTGAGCCTGCAAGTCCAGATATCTaagttgcgaaaaacgcgagacCTTGCATTCTACGAGACAGTCGACAAAGCAATTTGATTTACCCAGCCCCGTTGAgagttgcgaaaaacgcgagatgTTGTGTTCAACGAGGCGTTGTTGAAGTAGAACAACCACTCTGTTCTAGAACAACAGTTCTTCCTGAAATGTTGCAGTTCATCTGAATGAATCTGAACTCTGACCAAGATTCATTGATAGGATTGATGGTGGGAGTTAGACATACAAGGTTCACATTGAGATGGGATAAAACTATCTATATATTAAAATAGTAATGTATTACTGTAATCTTGTAAGAGTGGAAACCTTTGAAATACTCAAGACTTTTTCTACTGTAATATATCATTGGTTGAATACTATGCAGGAGGATGAAATGAACAATCCAGTCTATTTTATGAGGTTTTCTTGACTTTCCCATATATGCCTTGATCACTTGTCACCAGT
The Nakaseomyces glabratus chromosome J, complete sequence genome window above contains:
- a CDS encoding uncharacterized protein (CAGL0J12067g~Putative adhesin-like cell wall protein (adhesin cluster V); predicted GPI-anchor) — translated: MRRKPPFTTLKLWLIGALYIIRNVTAQAVIQSDTIVNGNNPSGYENGYIVLGGAYLAFQDMNSVPMYQTVRVDKGGALYYVNNNMKGFSISSAHAFTVPFVFRNEGTVVVDDRHSTSPGSWTVNSGTFTNTGNMMFTSSQGDTIGIYASSITNTGVIYSKGTSSSKPQQLKISSGNSWINTGTICLANSTYKLSKSIQGGGCISVGEGSVFNIYSYDMQQQTIYLSHPSSVVSFSNGQNVAVHGLGNGNGFLYPGAPIQKVTYNSLTGIATFTTGIASLQQFTVPIGLGYNQSEFEIIKSINIQGTNYNNYNYVIYKGPPPNSAPSVCQPCVEIPLFTFKVPEAYETTNDIGFTETVSFFSTYNSNNLPMIGTTTIYSPPNVYTLTRYNESTTETDIVSKVTGVDFNGSPFAYYTTITVKGKQQPEVVTKTITITNDDGSKSTITTVQSNNDTINSSTSSVPSASVETISSIDGEGMEVTDIISPIITTNSDGKPTTIFTTYPYDDGVDKTVIYTNGDALPTTVIISHITTTGANGQLTTIATTYPRLPNEGPDYTTTTTNSQGQVITEIISHITTEDENGQPTIIITTIKSSKETDDYTTVVTNADGSVETDIVSHITTTDSDGKPTTIVTTFPAPAASGADYTTVVTNADGSVETDIVSHITTTDSDGKPTTIVTTFPAPAASGADYTTVVTNADGSVETDIVSHITTTDSDGKPTTIVTTFPAPAASGADYTTVVTNADGSVETDIVSHITTTDSDGKPTTIVTTFPAPAASGADYTTVVTNADGSVETDIVSHITTTDSDGKPTTIVTTFPAPAASGADYTTVVTNADGSVETDIVSHITTTDSDGKPTTIVTTFPAPAASGADYTTVVTNADGSVETDIVSHITTTDSDGKPTTIVTTFPAPAASGADYTTVVTNADGSVETDIVSHITTTDSDGKPTTIVTTFPAPAASGADYTTVVTNADGSVETDIVSHITTTDSDGKPTTIVTTFPAPAASGADYTTVVTNADGSVETDIVSHITTTDSDGKPTTIVTTFPAPAASGADYTTVVTNADGSVETDIVSHITTTDSDGKPTTIVTTFPAPAASGADYTTVVTNADGSVETDIVSHITTTDSDGKPTTIVTTFPAPAASGADYTTVVTNADGSVETDIVSHITTTDSDGKPTTIVTTFPAPAASGADYTTVVTNADGSVETDIVSHITTTDSDGKPTTIVTTFPAPAASGADYTTVVTNADGSVETDIVSHITTTDSDGKPTTIVTTFPAPAASGADYTTVVTNADGSVETDIVSHITTTDSDGKPTTIVTTFPAPAASGADYTTVVTNADGSVETDIVSHITTTDSDGKPTTIVTTFPAPAASGADYTTVVTNADGSVETDIVSHITTTDSDGKPTTIVTTFPAPAASGADYTTVVTNADGSVETDIVSHITTTDSDGKPTTIVTTFPAPAASGADYTTVVTNADGSVETDIVSHITTTDSDGKPTTIVTTFPAPAASGADYTTVVTNADGSVETDIVSHITTTDSDGKPTTIVTTFPAPAASGADYTTVVTNADGSVETDIVSHITTTDSDGKPTTIVTTFPAPAASGADYTTVVTNADGSVETDIVSHITTTDSDGKPTTIVTTFPAPAASGADYTTVVTNADGSVETDIVSHITTTDSDGKPTTIVTTFPAPAASGADYTTVVTNADGSVETDIVSHITTTDSDGKPTTIVTTFPAPAASGADYTTVVTNADGSVQTDIVSHITTTDSDGKPTTIVTTVPCTVCSSNADYTTVVRKSNGSVETEVVSHITTTDSNGQVVTITTTAPCTENNGNGDYTTVVTNSNGSVETEVVSHITTTDSNGKPTTVVTTVPCTVCSSNADYTTVVTKSNGSVETEVVSHITTTDSNGQVVTITTTAPCTENNGNGDYTTVVTKSNGSVETEVVSHIATTDSNGKPTTIVTTVPCTVCSSNADYTTVVTKSNGSVETEVVSHITTTDSNGKPTTITTTAPCSNSESHVENQTTSPSMHTTSLVGSENGVSAKTVNDKPNPTSVTEVALSQGTTSNAGYSTDQGSSLEMFAPTGASAVESGNKVSQTQTASIFHGAGSTFKIKFNTILLSTSLTILILLGMA